In Pseudophryne corroboree isolate aPseCor3 chromosome 7, aPseCor3.hap2, whole genome shotgun sequence, a single window of DNA contains:
- the LOC134943902 gene encoding E3 ubiquitin/ISG15 ligase TRIM25-like — translation MASADLRQELVCSICLSIYTDPVTLRCGHNFCRVCIDRVLDAQEEAGVYTCPDCRAECQERPALQRNITLCNIVRSFLSTRPDQEETGIFCTYCVDSPVPAAKSCLMCEASLCDKHLRVHSMSPEHVLCDPTTALGNRKCSVHKKILEYYCTEDSVCICVSCRLYGEHRGHLVEMLDEASKKKEKLRNVLQKLTTKRAETEKRVQSLLERRREDPGKAAGVIETVTVLFRDIRRQLEDLEKRVLSEISRQEQRVSLSVSDLIQKLEIKKDKLSGKMRHIEELCNMSDPVTVLQEPDTGDLCYTEDTERHDTQVRGAGDLYVGLISGTLHTLSDIITGINTGIYVQEATDILLDVTTAGDYIQISGDRKTASRSHINQNHPVTPERFQCDQVISSRGFSSGRHYWELDVSKAEYWMVGMCYPSIDRRGGYESYIGDNSKSWCLYRYNNQSSVIHDRIDIRLPDNIPCDRVRVYLDYEAGQLSFYSLCDPIRHLHTYTAALTEPLHAALCVGAGCITICGGVRSWE, via the coding sequence atggcgtctgctgatctgagacaggagctggtctgttccatctgcctgagcatttatacagatcctgtaaccctgagatgtggccacaacttctgccgggtctgtattgatcgtgtgctggatgcacaggaggaggctggagtttatacctgtcctgactgcagagcagagtgtcaggagcgtcctgcactgcagaggaacataacGCTGTGTAACATAGTGAGGAGCTTCCTGTCTACTCGgccagatcaggaggagactgggatcttctgcacttactgtgtggactctcctgtacctgctgctaaatcctgtctgatgtgtgaggcttctctgtgtgataaacacctgagagtacacagcaTGTCACCAGAGCACGTCTTATGTGATCCCACcactgccctggggaacaggaaatgctccgtccataagaagatcctggagtattactgcactgaggactctgtctGTATCTGTGTGTCCTGCAGGCTGTATGGAGAACATCGGGGACACCTGGTGGAGATGCTGGATGAGGCCTCTAAGAAGAAGGAGAAGCTGAGGAATGTTCTTCAGAAACTGACCACAAAGAGAGCGGAGACTGAGAAAAGAGTCCAGAGTCTGCTGGAGCGCAGGAGAGAAGATCCTGGAAAAGCAGCTGGTGTAATAGAGACAGTCACTGTcctgtttagagacatcaggagacagctggaggacctggagaagagagtcctgagtgagatctccaggcaggaacagcgcgtctcactctcagtctctgatctgatccagaagttggaaataaagaaggacaagctgtccgggaagatgcgtcacattgaggagctgtgtaacatgtctgatccagtgactgtcttacaggaaccagacacaggggacTTATGTTAtactgaggacacagagagacatgatacccaggtccgtggtgcaggagatctgtatgtgggtctcatctcagggacattacacacattatctgatataataacagggataaatacagggatctatgtgcaggaggctacagacatattactggatgtaaccacagctggtgattATATACAGATATCAGGTGATAGGAAAACTGCATCCAGGTCACATATAAACCAGAATCACCCAGTAACACCAGAGAGATTTCAGTGTGATCAGGTAATAAGCAGCAGGGGAttctcctcagggcgacattactgggagCTGGATGTCAGTAAGGCAGAGTATTGGATGGTGGGGATGTGTTACCCCAGTATAGACAGGAGGGGAGGATATGAGTCATACATTGGGGATAATAGCAAGTCCTGGTGTCTGTATAGGTATAATAATCAGTCCTCAGTGATACATGACAGGATAGATATCCGGTTACCTGACAATATCCCCTGTGACAGAGTGAGGGTATATCTGGATTATGAGGCAGGACAGCTGTCCTTTTATTCTctgtgtgaccccatcagacacttacacacctacactgccgccctcactgagcccctccatgctgCATTATGTGTAGGAGCCGGGTGTATAACTAtatgtgggggagtcaggagctggGAGTAA